One region of Glutamicibacter sp. B1 genomic DNA includes:
- a CDS encoding SdpI family protein, with protein MNTISLMFGLVILTVTASILAPMTASGQLKRNTAVGIKTRHTLSSDEAWLAAHRHAAPTLRMTAWIGWVLLAIAAVLCFMQKFPWALTVTAVGFCLSLLLLLVAGFRANKIAKQYPSS; from the coding sequence ATGAACACCATCAGTCTGATGTTTGGGCTGGTCATACTGACCGTGACCGCCAGCATTTTGGCTCCGATGACTGCCTCGGGCCAGCTCAAACGCAACACTGCGGTAGGCATCAAAACCCGTCACACCTTATCGAGTGATGAAGCGTGGTTGGCTGCTCACCGCCATGCCGCACCCACGCTCAGAATGACAGCGTGGATTGGATGGGTACTGTTGGCCATCGCCGCAGTTCTTTGCTTTATGCAGAAATTCCCGTGGGCGCTGACCGTGACCGCTGTCGGCTTCTGCCTCAGTCTTTTGCTTTTGCTCGTGGCAGGATTCCGCGCCAATAAGATTGCCAAGCAGTACCCGAGTAGTTAG
- a CDS encoding acyl-CoA dehydrogenase family protein: protein MTVLATGNRLNQLKARFAPLFEQIADGAAERDRSGELPYEQVAQLAAAGFGAIRVPESHGGAGATLPELFELFVDLAAADSNIAQALRAHFAFVEDRLIATPGPGRDKWLARFVDGELVGNSWTEVGTVKVGDVITKVTPDGEGGFKINGTKYYSTGSIFADWLDTYAERTDTGKRVIAAVNRHQPGVELADDWDGFGQRTTGTGTSTFTDAIVAEEDLIDFDTRFKYQTAFYQQVLLAVLAGSAKAAERDFAAELKARKRTFSHAAANVAAEDPQLLQVIGEVSAAAFAAAGTVERVSQSLQGAYESALALQAGQISLEDDEAANDAAELASAQAQVVLTPLVLNAITHAFDALAASATSVSKNLDRHWRNARTAGNHNPWVFKARLIGDLAVNGTELPRVWAIGASK, encoded by the coding sequence ATGACTGTACTTGCCACAGGTAATCGGTTGAACCAGCTCAAAGCCCGTTTCGCCCCTCTCTTTGAACAGATCGCGGACGGCGCTGCCGAACGTGACCGCAGCGGTGAACTGCCCTATGAACAGGTTGCCCAGCTGGCTGCCGCCGGGTTCGGCGCGATCCGTGTCCCTGAATCTCATGGTGGGGCAGGGGCCACGCTTCCCGAGCTCTTTGAACTCTTTGTTGATCTGGCCGCCGCCGATTCAAATATTGCCCAAGCGCTGCGCGCGCACTTCGCTTTTGTGGAAGACCGACTCATTGCCACCCCGGGCCCGGGACGCGATAAGTGGTTGGCACGCTTTGTTGATGGCGAATTGGTGGGCAACTCTTGGACCGAAGTCGGGACGGTGAAGGTCGGGGACGTGATCACCAAGGTCACCCCGGATGGCGAGGGTGGCTTTAAGATCAATGGCACCAAGTACTACTCCACCGGTTCCATCTTTGCCGATTGGCTAGACACCTATGCCGAGCGTACCGATACCGGCAAGCGCGTCATCGCTGCAGTGAATCGCCACCAACCAGGCGTGGAGTTGGCCGATGACTGGGATGGCTTTGGGCAGCGCACCACCGGTACTGGAACTTCCACGTTCACCGATGCGATTGTGGCCGAAGAAGATTTGATCGACTTTGATACGCGCTTTAAGTACCAGACCGCTTTCTATCAGCAGGTGTTGTTGGCGGTGCTCGCCGGGTCGGCTAAGGCTGCCGAGCGTGACTTCGCCGCTGAGCTGAAGGCTCGCAAGCGGACCTTCAGCCATGCTGCAGCCAATGTGGCGGCCGAGGATCCGCAGCTATTGCAGGTGATTGGTGAGGTGTCGGCGGCTGCCTTTGCTGCTGCGGGAACCGTGGAGCGTGTTTCGCAGTCCTTGCAGGGCGCTTATGAATCGGCGTTGGCGCTCCAGGCCGGTCAGATTTCATTGGAAGATGACGAGGCGGCCAATGATGCTGCCGAGTTGGCCAGCGCGCAGGCCCAGGTAGTGCTCACCCCGTTGGTGCTCAACGCCATCACCCATGCCTTTGATGCGTTGGCCGCTTCGGCGACCAGTGTCTCGAAGAACCTGGACCGTCATTGGCGCAATGCGCGCACCGCGGGCAACCACAATCCGTGGGTGTTCAAGGCGCGTTTGATTGGAGATCTTGCGGTCAACGGTACCGAGCTGCCACGCGTCTGGGCTATCGGAGCTTCCAAGTAA
- a CDS encoding CdaR family transcriptional regulator yields MSEMEQPRLASALAQKVVDTISPTINRHVNIMNEHGIIIASSDSSRIGTLHAGSLEVLRDQRVIRVTHGDETAGTQPGVNLPLKINDRVCGVIGLTGAPHEVEPLAELIALTVQLLVAQEREHSRSARRAAEARDILSALLAGNVAPEIIGRMLQAHGLSGHLHLEVCLVGKGQAAGQESAFAQPGTQGVSTSWVTLFGARWRLRKASEDHGQSVVGPDDRYLGGPGMADVGELLARAEVLRTLVARPELIPDQGHRELWTEEIAVAIARTPVSNLKYLAMPAQELNQEQAKTLLVVASVASMSQAAEILHIHRNTLMQRLERIGQVTGVDTRLTSESLRLQHAIYARVALGQLQIF; encoded by the coding sequence ATGAGCGAAATGGAGCAACCACGACTAGCCAGCGCACTAGCGCAAAAGGTTGTCGACACCATTTCACCAACGATTAATCGCCATGTGAACATCATGAATGAGCATGGAATAATCATCGCCTCCAGTGATAGCTCGCGCATCGGAACGTTGCACGCAGGAAGCCTTGAAGTGCTTCGAGACCAGCGGGTCATCCGAGTCACTCACGGCGATGAAACCGCCGGGACCCAGCCCGGGGTGAATCTTCCGCTGAAGATTAATGACCGCGTGTGTGGAGTCATTGGACTTACCGGTGCACCCCATGAGGTGGAACCACTAGCTGAGCTGATTGCGCTGACCGTGCAACTGCTGGTCGCCCAAGAACGTGAGCATTCGCGTAGCGCTCGCCGGGCAGCCGAAGCCAGGGATATTCTTTCCGCCTTGCTCGCCGGGAATGTCGCACCGGAAATCATTGGCCGGATGCTTCAGGCACATGGGCTCAGCGGGCACCTGCACTTGGAAGTGTGTCTAGTCGGCAAAGGACAAGCGGCAGGGCAAGAGTCAGCCTTTGCACAGCCAGGAACCCAAGGGGTAAGTACCTCTTGGGTGACGTTGTTTGGCGCGAGGTGGAGACTTCGCAAGGCTAGTGAAGATCATGGCCAAAGCGTTGTTGGACCCGATGATCGGTATCTTGGCGGCCCGGGGATGGCAGATGTCGGTGAGCTCTTGGCCCGGGCGGAAGTATTGCGCACCTTGGTGGCACGTCCTGAACTGATTCCAGATCAGGGGCATCGTGAACTGTGGACTGAAGAGATCGCGGTGGCTATCGCCCGCACACCGGTATCTAACCTCAAATATCTTGCGATGCCTGCGCAGGAATTGAATCAAGAACAAGCAAAAACCCTCTTGGTGGTGGCAAGCGTTGCTTCGATGTCTCAAGCGGCCGAGATTTTACACATTCACCGCAATACGCTGATGCAGAGGCTGGAGCGTATCGGGCAGGTCACCGGTGTGGATACGCGCCTCACCAGTGAATCGTTACGCCTACAGCACGCGATTTATGCGCGAGTTGCCTTGGGGCAATTACAGATCTTCTAA
- a CDS encoding LLM class flavin-dependent oxidoreductase → MSQRIHLNAFDMTCVSHQSPGLWRHPQNRADEYNTLEYWVELAQTLERGGFDALFLADVLGIYDVYQNSSGPALLDADQVPLNDPFMQVSAMAAATKNLGFAVTSALTYEQPYALARKFSSLDHLTRGRVGWNVVTSYLESAARNLGMTRQLDHDARYDIADEFMEVVYKLWEGSWEEGAVVKDRERGIYTDPSKVHPINHQGQHFNVPGIHLSEPSIQRTPAIFQAGASSRGRRFGAQHAEGIFLNSINTAVTRRQTDAIRDEFEAVGRPRNAAKIYALMTTVVADSDAQAEKLYREYQSYASREGAMTFYGGWSGLDLSQYAVDEELKYLETNAARSALSIFTTANPEQKWTPNSIADYLGVGGIGPVLVGSAETVADEIERWVDESGLDGINLAYAITPGSFEQFTDLVVPELRKRGRTWAGYEGNTLREYLAGEGQRRVADDHPAAAYRGAYAGQASAADSKASQIPEAVLGAK, encoded by the coding sequence ATGAGCCAGCGCATTCACCTCAACGCCTTCGACATGACCTGCGTGAGCCATCAGAGCCCGGGACTGTGGCGCCATCCGCAGAATCGAGCCGATGAATACAACACCCTGGAATATTGGGTGGAGCTGGCGCAAACCCTAGAACGCGGTGGTTTTGATGCGTTGTTCTTGGCCGACGTCTTGGGCATTTATGATGTGTACCAAAACTCCAGTGGCCCAGCCCTATTAGATGCTGATCAGGTTCCATTGAATGATCCGTTCATGCAAGTTTCCGCGATGGCCGCGGCTACCAAGAACCTTGGCTTTGCGGTGACTAGTGCGCTGACCTATGAACAGCCTTATGCGTTAGCCCGTAAATTCTCTTCCTTAGATCACCTCACCCGTGGCCGGGTTGGCTGGAATGTGGTGACGAGCTATCTGGAGTCGGCGGCACGAAATTTGGGGATGACCCGCCAGCTAGATCATGATGCACGCTACGACATTGCCGATGAATTCATGGAAGTGGTCTACAAGCTTTGGGAAGGCTCCTGGGAAGAGGGAGCAGTCGTCAAGGACCGGGAACGTGGGATCTACACCGATCCGAGCAAGGTGCACCCGATTAACCATCAAGGTCAGCACTTCAATGTCCCGGGCATTCACCTTTCAGAGCCATCGATTCAGCGTACGCCGGCGATTTTCCAGGCAGGTGCCTCATCTCGTGGTCGTCGCTTCGGTGCACAACATGCCGAAGGGATCTTCCTGAACTCCATTAATACTGCCGTCACCCGCAGGCAGACCGATGCGATCCGTGACGAATTTGAAGCGGTGGGCCGGCCTCGAAATGCTGCAAAAATTTATGCCCTGATGACGACGGTGGTGGCTGATTCAGATGCGCAGGCAGAAAAGCTTTACCGTGAGTACCAGTCCTATGCCTCACGTGAAGGGGCTATGACCTTCTATGGCGGATGGTCAGGTTTGGATTTGAGCCAGTACGCGGTGGATGAAGAACTGAAATATCTGGAGACCAACGCGGCCCGCTCCGCCCTGTCGATTTTTACCACCGCGAACCCAGAACAGAAGTGGACACCGAATTCGATTGCCGACTACCTCGGCGTGGGTGGCATCGGCCCGGTCCTGGTGGGTTCGGCCGAAACAGTGGCCGATGAAATTGAGCGTTGGGTGGATGAGTCCGGGCTGGACGGAATCAACCTGGCCTACGCCATCACCCCGGGATCCTTCGAGCAATTCACCGACTTGGTGGTTCCGGAGCTACGCAAGCGTGGACGAACCTGGGCCGGCTATGAAGGGAATACGCTGCGCGAATATTTGGCCGGAGAAGGACAACGACGAGTTGCTGACGATCACCCGGCAGCGGCCTACCGTGGGGCTTATGCTGGCCAAGCTTCCGCAGCAGATTCCAAGGCTAGTCAAATCCCAGAGGCTGTTTTAGGCGCCAAATGA
- a CDS encoding ABC transporter permease: MSSTLTPVSQDPVSAERSVRTKKPSFAAWIGYAGIAAVLLLFIFGSPYFLTASNILTILTQASVFGIAGVGLAIVIIAGGDDVLNGGIDLSTGAVAGLSGTVTALAAASGTPGFLAVLYGVLVATAIGIINGISVTLGLRPLLATLATMGVAASLELVFSQNLKIAVTGGFFEAARSSVFLGIPLAAWLMVLVGVVGWWVYSKTSWGVNSYAVGQNPTAARVAGLDPRKYRLASYVLSSALAGIAGTLLVARLSAAVPGIGTQILLDIILVAYMSMIFSRRRLVSVVGTILAAVFVAALDNGLTLLGVASQWVGAAKGLLILLVLASVTLRGRNNR, encoded by the coding sequence ATGAGTTCTACCCTGACTCCCGTAAGCCAAGATCCCGTGAGCGCCGAGCGCTCGGTGCGTACCAAGAAACCAAGCTTCGCGGCCTGGATTGGCTATGCCGGTATTGCCGCTGTGCTTCTGCTATTTATTTTCGGTTCGCCGTACTTTTTGACTGCTTCAAATATTCTCACCATCTTGACCCAGGCATCGGTCTTCGGCATCGCCGGGGTGGGGCTGGCCATTGTCATCATCGCCGGCGGGGATGATGTGCTTAATGGTGGTATCGATCTGTCCACCGGTGCGGTGGCAGGACTTTCTGGAACGGTCACCGCTCTGGCGGCGGCCAGCGGAACACCGGGGTTCTTAGCGGTGCTTTACGGTGTGCTGGTCGCTACCGCGATCGGTATTATCAACGGCATTTCTGTCACCTTGGGTTTACGCCCGCTGCTTGCCACCTTGGCCACCATGGGAGTGGCAGCCTCCCTCGAACTGGTCTTCAGCCAAAACCTCAAGATCGCTGTAACAGGTGGCTTTTTTGAAGCTGCCCGCAGCAGCGTATTCCTCGGCATTCCTCTGGCAGCCTGGTTGATGGTGCTCGTCGGCGTCGTGGGCTGGTGGGTTTATAGCAAAACGAGCTGGGGTGTGAATTCCTACGCCGTGGGCCAGAATCCGACGGCAGCCCGGGTGGCTGGGTTGGATCCGCGCAAGTATCGCCTGGCTAGCTACGTGCTCAGTTCCGCATTGGCCGGGATCGCCGGAACACTGCTGGTGGCTCGGCTTTCAGCCGCGGTCCCCGGAATTGGAACCCAAATCCTGTTGGACATCATTCTGGTCGCCTACATGTCCATGATCTTCTCGCGCAGGCGGTTGGTCAGCGTTGTGGGCACCATCTTGGCTGCGGTCTTTGTTGCCGCCCTTGATAACGGGTTGACCCTCTTGGGTGTGGCCAGCCAATGGGTGGGCGCGGCCAAGGGGCTACTGATCTTGCTGGTATTGGCCAGCGTGACCTTGCGCGGAAGGAACAACCGATGA
- a CDS encoding substrate-binding domain-containing protein, which yields MTRTRPNTLKLLAVTMAAATLLTGCSLKEPRPDVAPVAAQNTTPQTEQSLNDVPSLEGKKVGIAAKDILHDYSRVVYQQIQERVKELGGEVIATQAEAKDEKHVSDVENLITQSPDAIVVILGDAQTLTPALAKVDAAGIPLFTIDFQSEYSKNNVTSDNWNVGTTLARTMAEDLHGKGKILVFNGFPGVTPCRIRYNSLNLVLEDYPNIEKITPELQDKYEGTIEDAKNQIQDQLRRLPEGEVDAIWSCWDMPLIGAAQAIDPTDNDIKLYGVDAEPGALDLIADPQSSYQFTVAQPTKQIAATSATNIALFLDGQTDKVPATSYAEPIFVDKDNVNQVRNDNGI from the coding sequence ATGACTCGCACTCGCCCGAACACCCTGAAATTATTGGCAGTAACCATGGCAGCAGCAACACTGCTGACCGGTTGCTCGCTCAAGGAACCACGACCTGACGTGGCACCGGTAGCGGCGCAAAACACCACCCCACAAACGGAACAGTCACTGAACGATGTGCCGTCACTCGAAGGTAAAAAAGTCGGAATTGCTGCCAAGGACATCCTGCACGACTACTCGCGCGTGGTGTATCAGCAGATCCAAGAACGGGTCAAAGAACTCGGTGGCGAAGTGATTGCCACCCAGGCCGAAGCAAAAGACGAAAAACACGTCTCTGATGTCGAAAACCTGATTACCCAATCACCAGATGCCATCGTGGTCATCTTGGGCGACGCCCAGACATTAACCCCTGCGCTGGCCAAGGTAGATGCGGCCGGTATCCCACTGTTCACCATCGATTTCCAGAGCGAATACTCCAAGAACAACGTCACCAGCGACAACTGGAATGTCGGCACCACGCTGGCGCGCACCATGGCTGAAGATCTACATGGCAAAGGCAAGATTCTCGTCTTTAACGGCTTCCCCGGTGTGACTCCGTGCCGTATTCGCTACAACAGTCTGAATCTGGTGCTGGAAGACTACCCAAACATTGAGAAGATCACCCCTGAGCTACAGGACAAGTACGAAGGCACGATCGAAGATGCCAAGAACCAGATTCAGGATCAACTGCGCAGGCTACCGGAAGGTGAAGTCGACGCGATCTGGTCTTGCTGGGACATGCCACTGATCGGTGCCGCGCAGGCCATCGACCCGACAGATAACGACATCAAGTTGTACGGCGTGGACGCAGAGCCCGGAGCCTTGGACCTCATCGCAGATCCACAGAGCTCATATCAGTTCACCGTTGCTCAGCCCACCAAGCAAATTGCGGCCACCTCGGCCACAAACATCGCGCTCTTCCTCGACGGGCAAACCGACAAGGTACCAGCCACCAGCTACGCCGAGCCGATTTTTGTTGACAAGGACAATGTGAATCAGGTGCGCAATGACAACGGGATCTAA
- a CDS encoding ABC transporter permease, with product MNTTQTLSAPPAPRPLTPPAKGPRKRGTLQASRLVAPATLALILIVFSVLSPVFFSVGNLVGILGQVALLALVAIGLTLVVRAGGIDLSIGVALDLGALASAWLINDGYRAWVAVVGGLLFALAVGLVNALLIVILKIPAFLATLSVWFVGTSVQQLLTGGGAPIYLSAPLVPDGFAVIGRGYFLNIDAAIINAVTIAVLVALLLGITRYGRKLTVAGEQPSAAKISGLRVNALIASAYLLCAVIAGFAGIVLAARSNGYVPGSGQAYLMDAIGAVFIGATISRYGRVSVGGTLIGVVIFGLLDNGLNLIGLSFFFQDLARGLVLLAILLAAVVLGRNQGQSSTGIFAQLRTAKKHISTTGKGNSNS from the coding sequence ATGAATACCACGCAGACCTTGAGCGCACCGCCGGCTCCACGACCGCTGACCCCGCCGGCCAAGGGGCCTAGGAAGCGTGGCACCCTTCAGGCTTCTCGCCTGGTTGCCCCAGCCACGCTGGCATTGATCCTGATCGTCTTCTCGGTGCTCAGCCCAGTATTTTTTAGTGTCGGAAACCTGGTGGGGATCCTGGGGCAAGTGGCTTTGCTGGCATTAGTTGCTATTGGCCTGACCCTCGTGGTGCGCGCCGGCGGCATTGACCTGTCCATTGGGGTGGCCCTGGATTTGGGAGCTCTGGCTAGCGCCTGGCTGATCAATGATGGGTACCGAGCCTGGGTGGCCGTCGTGGGTGGATTGCTCTTCGCCCTAGCTGTGGGACTGGTCAATGCACTACTCATTGTCATTTTGAAGATCCCAGCGTTTTTGGCCACCTTGAGTGTGTGGTTTGTGGGCACGAGCGTGCAACAACTGCTTACCGGTGGTGGGGCACCGATCTATCTTTCGGCACCCCTAGTACCCGATGGTTTTGCCGTGATTGGTCGGGGATACTTCCTCAACATTGATGCCGCCATTATTAATGCGGTCACCATCGCTGTGCTGGTGGCGCTCTTACTGGGCATTACCCGCTATGGACGCAAGCTCACCGTGGCCGGTGAACAACCTAGCGCAGCAAAGATCTCTGGGCTGCGCGTTAATGCGCTGATCGCCAGTGCCTATCTGTTGTGTGCGGTGATCGCCGGATTTGCCGGCATCGTGTTGGCCGCACGCTCCAATGGTTATGTTCCCGGCAGTGGTCAGGCCTATTTGATGGATGCCATCGGGGCGGTATTCATCGGGGCCACGATCTCTCGCTATGGGCGTGTGTCCGTGGGCGGAACGCTGATTGGTGTAGTGATTTTTGGCTTGCTGGATAACGGACTGAACCTGATCGGACTGTCCTTCTTCTTCCAGGACCTGGCCCGTGGACTCGTACTGCTGGCCATCTTGCTCGCCGCCGTCGTGCTCGGGCGAAACCAGGGTCAATCGTCCACCGGGATTTTCGCCCAGCTGCGCACTGCTAAGAAGCACATATCAACCACAGGAAAAGGAAACAGTAACTCATGA
- a CDS encoding acyl-CoA dehydrogenase family protein, with translation MTVISTQLPRVPYTGTADEAELNHWREIAQKVADQLATDALERDRKNAQPFAEVQLLREAGLLNLLVPTEFGGAGAHWETAFEAVRILATADGSISQLLAYHYVNQSGIAFYAAPETQAQWWQRTVEGGWLWGDSVNPVDPTLTLVPEGDGFRLNGAKRFSTGSGVGEVIVINAEVTEGERKGQVLAFIIDRDREGLEIVDDWDYLGQRLSASNSLKYHNVRIEPTDLLGEVTDEPVSTLLTPGIQLAFANFYLGIAEGALARGKQILLGRKNAWLFSQAETYSQDPIFQRTVGELKARTAAVAALTEKLGRKFDALLSKAGEVTQPERAALAVEIAEAKVVSTEVGVEVANRIFEVTGSSSTANSVGLDLFWRNVRTHSLHDPVDYKKIEVGAYFLRGESQPLSLYT, from the coding sequence ATGACGGTTATCAGTACCCAGCTACCGCGCGTGCCTTACACCGGCACCGCCGATGAAGCCGAGCTTAATCACTGGCGCGAGATCGCACAAAAGGTCGCCGACCAGCTGGCTACCGACGCCCTAGAACGCGACCGCAAGAATGCTCAGCCCTTCGCTGAGGTGCAGTTACTGCGTGAAGCTGGCTTGTTGAACCTGCTGGTGCCGACCGAATTTGGTGGCGCCGGGGCACACTGGGAGACCGCCTTTGAAGCGGTCCGCATCTTGGCAACGGCCGATGGCTCAATTTCTCAGCTGCTGGCCTACCACTACGTGAACCAGTCGGGCATTGCCTTCTACGCGGCGCCTGAAACCCAAGCCCAGTGGTGGCAGCGCACCGTTGAGGGCGGCTGGCTGTGGGGCGATTCGGTCAACCCGGTTGATCCCACGTTGACCCTCGTGCCTGAGGGTGATGGCTTCCGCCTCAATGGTGCCAAGCGGTTCTCCACCGGTTCCGGGGTAGGCGAGGTTATCGTCATCAACGCGGAAGTCACCGAGGGCGAACGCAAGGGCCAGGTGCTGGCCTTCATCATCGACCGTGACCGTGAGGGCCTAGAAATCGTTGATGACTGGGACTACCTAGGCCAGCGACTGAGTGCGTCGAACTCGCTGAAGTATCACAATGTACGCATCGAGCCGACTGATCTTCTTGGTGAAGTCACCGATGAGCCGGTCTCGACCCTACTGACCCCGGGCATCCAGCTGGCCTTCGCGAACTTCTACCTGGGTATTGCTGAGGGTGCCTTGGCCCGTGGCAAGCAGATCTTGTTGGGGCGCAAGAACGCGTGGCTGTTCTCGCAGGCTGAGACCTATTCCCAGGATCCAATCTTCCAGCGCACCGTGGGTGAGCTCAAGGCACGAACTGCTGCCGTGGCAGCGTTGACCGAAAAGCTGGGCCGCAAATTTGATGCACTGCTCTCCAAGGCAGGGGAGGTGACGCAGCCCGAGCGTGCGGCGTTGGCTGTTGAGATTGCTGAAGCGAAGGTGGTGTCCACCGAGGTAGGCGTTGAGGTGGCCAACCGGATCTTTGAAGTCACCGGATCGTCGTCGACTGCGAACAGTGTTGGCCTAGACCTGTTCTGGCGCAATGTGCGCACCCACTCACTGCACGACCCGGTGGACTACAAGAAGATTGAGGTCGGCGCGTACTTCCTCCGCGGAGAATCTCAGCCACTGTCGCTGTACACCTAA
- a CDS encoding sugar ABC transporter ATP-binding protein, with translation MTTGSNELLNMRGINKSFGTVSVLEKVELKLRAGEVLGLVGENGAGKSTLIKILTGLYTLDSGEIELAGKVVSIRRPADAEALGIEVIHQDRHLAGRLTVAEQLYLGTSKSAGLWRNERKVQAAARADILRTTGQELDAAAFVDELSVAQQQLIQIARAVLAEPKVLILDEPTAPLANEEVEQLFGTVRHLRDQGVGIIFISHYLQELQSITDRITVLRNGKNVGDASFAAGDSIEDVIGLMLGNQVNEFSHQRTRASTSADAPVLELAELSVQGKLNGINLTVAPGEIVAVTGLLGSGIEVLADAVTGNLAHTGSALLHGKAVTSAADFVSRSGAYVPSNRHQDGIFLRNTVRENIAAASLRKLGRRLGLLDPSKEREVSKELVQRLDIRPANVEAVASGLSGGNQQKSVLARWLAKGSDVLVLDQPTSGVDVGSRAHIYAQISQLAQDGAAALVVSVDLEEVVGLADRVLVLYRGRIIAELPAGQASTEKILQLASSGQAAQNPLEEVNA, from the coding sequence ATGACAACGGGATCTAATGAACTGCTGAACATGCGCGGTATCAACAAATCCTTTGGTACCGTGAGCGTGCTTGAAAAAGTAGAGCTGAAACTTCGAGCCGGAGAAGTCTTGGGCCTCGTAGGTGAAAACGGTGCAGGGAAGTCCACACTGATCAAAATCCTCACCGGTTTATACACTCTAGACTCCGGAGAGATAGAACTTGCTGGCAAGGTAGTGTCCATTCGCCGCCCAGCCGATGCCGAAGCGCTGGGTATTGAAGTCATTCACCAGGACCGCCATTTGGCTGGCCGTCTGACCGTTGCCGAACAGTTGTACCTTGGCACGTCGAAGAGTGCTGGGCTGTGGCGTAACGAGCGCAAAGTGCAGGCAGCAGCACGTGCCGACATCCTGCGCACCACCGGACAAGAATTGGATGCTGCAGCGTTTGTTGATGAGCTCAGCGTCGCCCAGCAGCAGCTCATCCAAATTGCCCGGGCCGTGCTAGCTGAACCCAAGGTACTGATCCTAGATGAACCAACAGCGCCCTTGGCCAACGAAGAAGTAGAACAACTCTTCGGCACCGTCCGACACCTGCGCGATCAGGGCGTGGGAATTATTTTCATCTCCCACTACCTACAAGAACTGCAATCGATCACCGACCGAATTACGGTGCTACGCAATGGCAAAAATGTCGGTGATGCAAGTTTCGCGGCCGGAGACAGCATTGAAGATGTCATCGGGCTGATGCTCGGTAACCAAGTTAATGAGTTTTCACACCAGAGAACTCGGGCATCAACCAGTGCTGATGCCCCGGTACTTGAATTAGCTGAACTATCGGTGCAGGGAAAGCTCAACGGAATCAACCTCACGGTGGCGCCTGGCGAAATCGTCGCAGTCACAGGACTACTGGGGTCGGGAATTGAGGTGCTGGCCGATGCCGTTACCGGCAACCTTGCACACACAGGCTCCGCGCTATTACATGGCAAAGCGGTCACTTCTGCCGCTGATTTTGTCTCCCGCTCTGGAGCCTACGTCCCGTCGAACCGGCACCAAGATGGCATCTTCTTGCGCAATACGGTGCGCGAAAATATTGCCGCCGCAAGCCTACGCAAACTGGGCCGCCGACTTGGCCTGCTCGATCCGAGCAAAGAACGCGAGGTGTCCAAGGAACTGGTGCAACGTCTAGATATCCGCCCGGCCAATGTTGAAGCAGTAGCCTCCGGTCTATCTGGCGGTAACCAACAGAAGAGCGTCTTGGCCCGATGGTTGGCCAAGGGGTCCGACGTGCTGGTCTTAGACCAGCCAACCTCCGGTGTGGATGTCGGAAGTCGCGCACATATTTATGCGCAAATTTCCCAATTGGCTCAGGACGGGGCCGCGGCGCTGGTGGTCAGTGTGGATCTGGAAGAAGTTGTGGGGCTCGCCGATAGGGTACTGGTGCTTTATCGCGGGCGTATCATCGCCGAACTACCAGCTGGCCAGGCGAGTACCGAAAAGATTTTGCAGTTGGCTTCCAGCGGGCAAGCTGCTCAAAACCCACTCGAAGAGGTGAACGCATGA